A genomic window from Nicotiana sylvestris chromosome 11, ASM39365v2, whole genome shotgun sequence includes:
- the LOC104249844 gene encoding pentatricopeptide repeat-containing protein At2g13420, mitochondrial-like — MLVRLGSRCLFFPKTKTLFTSLHFLRFLCSSELQHLEPVDPRPSLPQLEPSNDADLISQVLLQHHNPFHAMESSIQLHGISLTPFLVHQTLLRLKHSSKIALSFFQYSQSHPSCSLDSTTFNLLIDILCKVHQFDVAWQLIIQMDQKCIKPNFTTFYLLIRRLISAGLTRQAIRAFSEMHIFMDEESEEQVWKSYFCYLLDTLCKYGYVKVATEVFNKEKWRLELNRKIYTILIYGWCKVKNIDMARRFLGEMLEKGIDPNVVSYNVLLNGICRRASLHPEERFEKVIREAEKLFDEMTERGVEPDVTSYSVLLHVYSRAHKPELLLDKLRIMRRKGICPNIVTYSSVIKCLCSCGRIEDAELLLELMVSNGVTPTSATYNCFFKEYKGRKDVNGALRLYEKMRQGSLYPPNVSTYNILLGMLLKLGRIGLARDIWEDMKASGAGPDLDSYTLLVHGFCEKQKWKTACEFFMEMIEKGYLPHKVTFETLYRGLIQSNMLRTWRRLKKRLDEESITFGSEFENYHLKPYRR; from the coding sequence ATGCTTGTCCGATTGGGTTCCCGTTGTCTCTTCTTCCCCAAAACCAAAACCCTCTTCACTTCTCTCCATTTCCTCCGCTTCTTGTGTTCTTCAGAACTCCAGCACCTCGAGCCAGTCGATCCAAGGCCCTCACTGCCGCAACTGGAACCCTCAAACGACGCCGACTTGATTTCCCAAGTGCTCCTCCAACACCACAACCCATTTCACGCCATGGAATCCTCTATTCAGCTCCACGGCATTTCTCTCACCCCTTTCCTTGTCCATCAAACCCTCCTCCGCCTAAAACACTCTTCCAAAATTGCCCTCTCCTTCTTCCAGTATTCCCAGTCCCATCCCAGTTGCTCCCTCGACTCCACCACTTTTAATCTCCTCATCGACATTCTATGCAAAGTCCACCAGTTCGATGTTGCGTGGCAGCTTATTATCCAAATGGACCAGAAGTGCATTAAACCCAACTTCACTACTTTCTATTTGTTGATCCGTAGGCTTATTTCTGCTGGTTTGACCCGTCAAGCCATTCGGGCATTCAGTGAAATGCATATATTTATGGATGAAGAAAGTGAAGAGCAAGTGTGGAAGTCgtatttttgttatcttcttGATACCCTTTGTAAATATGGATATGTTAAAGTGGCTACTGAAGTGTTCAATAAGGAGAAGTGGAGATTGGAGCTCAATCGTAAGATTTATACCATTCTAATATATGGTTGGTGTAAGGTGAAGAATATAGACATGGCTAGGAGGTTTCTAGGGGAGATGTTGGAGAAGGGAATTGATCCGAACGTGGTGAGTTACAATGTGTTGTTGAATGGGATTTGCAGGAGAGCGAGTTTGCATCCCGAGGAAAGGTTTGAGAAGGTAATTAGGGAAGCAGAGAAGCTGTTTGATGAAATGACTGAACGAGGTGTGGAACCGGATGTGACCAGCTATTCTGTACTCCTTCATGTCTATAGCCGGGCTCATAAGCCGGAGTTATTACTTGATAAATTAAGGATTATGAGGCGCAAAGGGATATGCCCGAATATTGTGACATATAGCTCAGTCATCAAGTGCCTCTGCTCTTGTGGTAGGATTGAAGACGCTGAGCTTTTACTCGAGCTAATGGTTTCTAATGGGGTGACTCCCACATCCGCAACTTACAATTGCTTCTTTAAAGAGTACAAAGGGAGAAAGGATGTCAATGGTGCATTGAGGTTATACGAGAAGATGAGGCAGGGTTCCCTCTATCCACCTAACGTGAGTACGTATAATATATTGTTGGGGATGTTATTGAAATTGGGTCGAATAGGGCTGGCCAGAGATATTTGGGAAGATATGAAGGCTTCTGGAGCAGGGCCTGATTTGGACTCATATACATTGTTGGTTCATGGATTTTGCGAGAAACAAAAATGGAAAACGGCCTGCGAATTCTTTATGGAAATGATAGAAAAAGGATATCTGCCACATAAGGTAACCTTTGAGACACTTTATAGAGGCTTAATACAATCCAATATGTTGAGAACGTGGAGAAGGTTAAAGAAAAGGCTTGATGAGGAATCAATTACTTTTGGTTCAGAGTTTGAAAATTATCACCTAAAGCCTTATAGAAGGTGA